One Coffea eugenioides isolate CCC68of chromosome 2, Ceug_1.0, whole genome shotgun sequence genomic window, TCAGGCCCTCCCACTGCAGCACCAGCACCAGCACCAGTCCCTCCACCACCTTCTCCAGTTGCAGCCACCGCCGCAAGACCTCGTGCTGCACCCAGCCCGAGGGTGAAAAGCAGTACACCTCCTCCTAATCACGCTCAATCCACCATTGTGAAACCTTCAGCTCATCCTCCATCTCCATTAACACTGCCTCCGCCGCAACTCAGGGCTGACGCAACCAGTCATGATTATGATCTGGAACCAATACCCCCAGAAGCTGTGCAGAAAACAGTGCTAACGCAAGATGATACCAGTCATGAAAAGGCGCCAAAGATCGATCCCACGAAGTCGTCGTCCTCCCCCTCCTCCGGGGGGAAAGAGAGACAAGTTAAGAAAGACAAAGGAGCAATGACGACTTACAAGGACAAAAAGAATCATAATAATAAATCAGCTGtttcttcaccagagcttgGTATGAGAGTCGTAACACTTGCAGGTGACAACAAAGGAGCTGTTATGGAATTGAGCCCAGGAGCTTCCCGCAAGAAGTACGATTCTGGGCAACATTTCTGGGGTAAAAATGGCCAGAAATTGGGAAGCCatgagaaggaggaggaggacgGCAGGCATTCTGATGACGGTGGGATAAAGAATGGAAGAGGCGAAATGGGAAGGAGCAAATTAGTGGCAGCTCCACAGCCCCCAGTGGACGCCTTTGTGAACAGTAACGTCCAGGGAGTCAACAATTCCATTGTCTACAACTGCACCTACGGCAACCGTGATCCTGGAGTCCATCTCTCGGTATCTAGGAAGGGCAATGGCCACCACCACCAGCAGGACGCCGGCCATTATAATGTTCATCGTGACTAGTCTAGGCACAGTGCCTGAATGATCAAGGGAGCATAGGAAGTTATGCGTATTTATATTTGGTTGCATGATTCGTGGTATTTTATTTAAATCTTAAAGCGGCTGGGGCCTGGCTCGCTAATAATTGTTGCACTTTTCTGCAACCTCTTCCGGTCTGTCATAATGTTGTACTTGAAAACTTTGAGCGTGCATCTTCTTGATTCCATTATCAACGAATAATTTCATCTCCCCGTTTTACTTGcttctcctcttttctttttggatctggcaattttttttattttttggaaggATTGGATTGGATCTGGCAATTAAATCTATGCTTTCTTTTCTCGTTAATTAATAGGAGTACCTTTTTTGATTTCAGAAGGTAGAAACCGAAAAAAGTGATTCcaccttttcttctttcttgggTTTGGTCCTTCTGTTTGCGGCCCGTTTTGTGAAATTGAAGTCATTACACAGTGTTTAGCGTAGATTCAGCGGCCCAAATTTTTCAACACCTGATCTTGTAGAGTGTGCCCCAAATTTTGCCAGACTATTACAAAATCAAGTCAACTCAAGTTTTTGCCATTGCCTCGATATCATCAAATATCCAAAGTCATATGTATATGTATAGCAAATTATCCGAAAAACCACTAGACAGTGAGATTAGCGTAAAATTACCCAAAATTTATAAGTTTGATAGTTCAGTAGATAAAAATATATCATTAATAGTTGAGTAATCAAATCTTAACATTCGAAAAGTTCAATAACTACCTAAGTAATTtgctcatatatatatatatatatatatatacgcgCATCCACGAGCAGAGTAATGTTTCTCCCTTGAACTAATTCGAGGGCCGATTTCTATGACCCTTGGGCTTTTAGTAACTTGTACAGTTAGGCCAAAAGGAACAGAGGACAGTCCGGAACAACAATGTTGGATATCCCACGAGAACTTTTGAGTTTTAAAAGCGTTAATAATGTAATCATAAGGTTCTTGGATCAAGTTTAGTGTCCTGCCCTTTCTTTtgtcatattaaaaaaaaacagattAGTCTTCTCTATACCAACATTAGTGCGTACATTATTACATTTTGATGAATATCACGTATACTGAATTTTAATTACTCCCTTACAAGTTGTAGATGCTAGAAATTTATGTTGAGTGTGACTGTGTAggaaaaaattaatccatatTTTTCTTATTGAGGAGTTGGGAATTTATTTGGGAATAACTTGATCCTTGTTCACCAGATTTATTGCATCATAAATTTGGTATTGTTcaagttttctcttctttaatATGTGGACACTGAGTATTGCTAGTCTTTTATTGTTTAagatattaataaatttataggTGTAAGATTACCATGCTGTCCGGTGTATAACAGAGCAAATTGGGATTTAGTTGTGAAACTTGGACATCATCATAATTGCATTAGCTGATGATTGGTGAATGGTGTATTGAATATAGTAGCtttctgatgtattttgaactctGTATGTTCCTTATGACACTCAATTTTGCTTATTAATAAAATGAGTcaatttacacaaaaaaaaaaagagagagagagagagagattattATGCTGTCACTCTTTCACAAATTCTTATGTGTGCTTACTACTTCTCTCAATTCTACAATTCTGAGTTGATATCGCTTAACTTTATAAATAAGGATTCTAGAAGTACCATCCAATTAATATCTCGCCTAAgttgcgtttgataaaactgaaatctagaatttgaaatctgaatctattaaattattgaattgttaagtattaaatctaatacatttaagtgcatatcacattcaataataagtgaatagtttatcacttaattttgaaaGCATCCAATAAAAGGTTAAACATAAAAGCAAACCATACAAATGTGTAATTTTAATAGACACAATATAATAATAGTTATTAAAAATTAGTTTTAAGAATGTATTCATAGTGTTTTCAAGCCAAAAGGATTATTCCTTTATTATGAAGTGTTTTTTGGTCAACctgaagagtttttttttctcaatttttttgaatttttaaaattttctgattttcttgttttgattGGTGGCTTGAAAACCAAGACAAAAAAAGACAAAATGTTTATGTTTACAAACTCATTTAAGGTTTCtttaaagaaaatttattttttaattcaaaagTGCTTGGGGATGTATCAATTTAAGGATTTATGAATTGTGTAcatgttttttaaattttaaatttttttttgtctagatCAATGGCTTGAGAACttaaaaatgataaattttaaacCATGCATTTAGAAACTTATTTGAGGTATTTTTAAGGTGTAAAATGTTATTTTCTTTATTGTAAAATTCTCATAAATGAGTTTTCTAAATTATTTAAAATCttaaaattttcttatatttctTGTGTAGACTAATGATGTGAACATTATTAATAGGTCTTTCAACCTTGTTATTCCTAATTAAAAAATCATATCAGccaagttttcaaaagttaaggGATTAAGTAGATTTGTTTCGAGTCAAAATGGTTCACAAGAAAATGGCAAAATTGGAATGAAAGTATACTCTCTATCGACTAATAAATTCTTTAATAATATATTTTCAAATAGGTTGACAATTATATTACTAAAAGTTAAAAATGGGGGAAGCATGTGATATGTTTCAAAACCAAAAAATAGTGAGTGATATAACCACAAACCTCGagaaggtttctaaaattatcccattAGAACATGTATATCAACCTTTCATTCGAGCTACGAGGAGTTGTTGTAACCGGATTCTGATACAGTATTACAGGGCCTTCCTGCCTCAAAAACTAACTCAAGGTTTTGGGGTTTTCCTCAAACTCATAACCAAGAAGTTTATCCTTTTTTTACATATGGATAAATCTAACAATAACAAAGATGCAATAGAACATGAATCGAGAAGAAGGGAAAGAACTGCGCCATTCCCATCGAAATTCGGGAATGAGAGGGAAATGCTAAAATTATCAACCAAAATCCAAATGTATTCCAAGACCCACACACTCAAGTCCAATCATACAGGAATGATTAATGGGTTGACTGACTGATAATTGAGCAAAAGTTGCAATGCAGGCCACTATTTCGGAAGAATCCTTTGAACTGAACATTGCACTTGCAGCATGAATGCATGCACCTCTATCCGTCTTCTAATTCgcttttgttgttttttcctttctacCCTTTGAGTTCTTAGTACAAAATTGTTTTTCCCTTTCTATtctcaacaaaacaaaataatttcttctcaaaaaaaaaaaaagaaaagaaagaaagagatggTTGGCTTATCACTGATGGGTCTAGATGCTGTAGAGAGCTTCTAACTGGTGCACTGCCAAAAGGAAACGATATCGACTTATCTAGCTTGATCACCACAAAGATATATATGGCTCTAATCTTTCTTTAAGTTCTGATATCTCTGGAGGCTTGAGCTGTTGTCCAATACGAATGGAGGTGGAGTAATATTTTTCCAGAAAAAGATTGGGTCACGCCACATAACCAAATATGCTTCATGGCAGGATACCTCCGCTCCAATTTCTGCTCAACTCCCGGTCGACAAAAAAACACGCCTTGTGCCTTGTAGCTTCTCTTGTAGTCTCTCTTGGCTTGCTACCTATTCATTTAGTCGTTTATCAATCATTTTGATGTCCTTAATTTGCTTGCTTGTAGTCTCTCTTGGCTTGGAACGTATTCACAATGTTGTTTTTAACATACCGATTCGCAGCAAAGACTTGTAATCAATATGATAGTTTTTTGCGgaaaaaatttttccaattttttgggTGTAAATGTATTCCTAATACTCTATGACAACAATGCTGCACTGGTTATCACATTCCCAAATTTGAAGGTCAGGATATGACATTAAACCTGTTTCTCAAGGCTAAAATTCATAATTAAATTAAGATTTTTAAAATTCTAAAGAGGGCAGTTGATTTGTGAAATTCTTGGGCCTCCCTCTATTAATTCAGCCCGTGCCTTGAAAGGCAtgtcaaatttttattttttaatttcttcattCTGTTTCTATGTAAGACGTTTGCTTGTAGTATATGAATTATACCCGTCTTTGCTCAGTCGTTTTATCATTCTTTTTATCCCTTTGATATGGTGACAAGTTTCCAAATGTTTTCCCCAACATTTGTGTCTATTCATATGGACTTCATTTACCTCATATTTTGGTTGGATATTCAAGAACAATGGGCAAATAATGCAGCGTACCAGGAGTAAGAAAAACAagctgaaaaaaaaaggtatataaaaaagaaagaaagaaagaaaagacagCAGAGAATATCCTCCTTCCCTATCAACTAAAGTACTAACATGAGCCTGTCATTTCACTTTGCCGTAGTTGTTTGCGCTTTTCTGCTTTCATGGTTTAATAACATCAGTTGCGTCCACCTCCACATGCAAATATGCAATACGGAAATATGAATTTCATAGTAGTATTTGTGTTCAATGTCAGAGAAATATGACCCTCCCTCGCTCCctctccccaaaaaaaaataaaaataaaaaatttagagctTTTCTCGTTCACTAAAATTTCCACAAGCCTAAAGGCTTGAAGGATGACCTTGCAAGTGCACTAAAAGCAGAGGAAAGCAGATAAGAGCCTTTACCAGGACATATGATGCAGAACGATCGAGAATTGAGCTAGCTTGGAAAGGTTTGCTTTTCTAGCTAGCTAGGGAGTACTTTTATTGCTTCAAGAAAGAAGCCTTGTTGATTTTGTGAGGAAAAGGTTCTATTGCAGTGAAGGAGGAGCAAATGTGACCCACGGAAACAAATTAAGCGGATAACCCGCAGGCCCTGCCTAGCTTGCTGGATAGGAACATCTACCCCGACCCTGCAACAACAGAGAAACATGATCAAGATCAACTTGGCTTTTTGACAGAATCCAAAGCAAACTACTAGGCGCAGTGCTATTAGCTTTATTACAGCCAACAAATTGAGGACCCGATCCAATGCCCACCATTTCTGGTCCCTCCCTCCAGTCCATTGTCCTTCTCCACTGGTTTTAGCTCTATGCTGCGCAACCGGACATCTCACTAACAGTCAAATTCAAATACCTACAACAAAATCTCGATCAGGGTGTGCTGAATAATATCTACATATACTAAAATAAGATTATTGATATTTGTTAAGTAGcacaagaaaaaataataataataatatgagcATGCACTTAGGTAGGTTACGTCCATTAACTAGTGTTCGACGTAAGAATATTTTGTTCGCCATTGTGCCCTTCCAGTGAAGTAGCCATAGTCTCTATACAAGTTCTAGATTGTCTAACTGCAGAAAGAATCCAATGAAAGACATTTCCTGCATCGAGGATTCAAGGCCTAACCAACGACCGGAATAGCGATGACCGGGGGAAACAAGTGAGAGGAAAATGGACATTGCACAAGCccaccaaaaaaagaaaaggtgtTTAAGATTCAATCAGGCCGTTCATTTTTTATCGGGCGACGGGAACTATGAGAGGAAATGAGTGAGAAACACATAAGGGCCCCCCACGGGATGTGGGGTTGATGGAGCCATTAGATCCCGAGGAAGCTCCATTAATTTAAGTCTGAGGATCATGAGTGTGCGTGCTTGGACTTGGATACATGGCAGCACTCAGCACGACTGCTGAATGGGGATGGAGTTGGCGATTCTTGAAAATTGGCTGTGAATCATCGTGTTCGGCAATATCAAAAGCACTAAGTTATAAATTGGAGGTCATATTGTACCAAACGAAGTACTAAAAggaaagggcaaaaaaaaaaggctgtgGATCGTATGATCGCTCGGGGAATTGGTTTCTGCGTTTTACTGCACATATAACACAATGCTTACAAAGCGTTGGCGAATTGGAAAGGTGTAAAGTTGATGGGGATCGGGGAATAGTGGACTATCAATTCAAGAGACGACACGAGAGAGAGAGCTGAGAAGGACAAAGCACAGTACAAAGTCCAAGAGCAAATTGTTGAGATGAGATGAGATCAAAGAGTCAAGCTAGCTTGGCAGCTAGGTGAATGAATGTCGGGGGTTTGGTACTGTATCACATATCATACCAACCAATTACAGAGTCGCGTCAAGCAGAATCAGGAGGAAACCATCGAACTTTTCGTACTATGGTTCAGTAGCATCGAAACGACATGCGATCCTTTCACGATCAAATAGTACTACTTTTACAACTATTGTCCAACTTTTGTTATCCAATTCAGATTACCACCATTAGCTAGCCTAGAGCACGGCAAAATTTTGGCAGGGGAAGGTTGATAAGATGCCTGAATTGTATATCACCTTGCCTGTGCTATGCCTATGCGTTGCGTCGCAGGTGAATGTTTAATGCGGGCGTAATTAATTTTGTTGCACGACCACTTGAAATTCTTCTGACATGTATGTGTACTAAGCCTGTGTTGTCGCAATGGGGTTGAGGATCCAAAATGCAGGTAAGCAAGCACTTGACAAAGTTTTAGGCATCTTGAGATTTGTTGCGCGACGGGGACTTGCTTGCTCTAACTTGTTCTCTACACTACAAAAAAAAGAGGTTGGATGTTTTGACCTCTTAACTTAGACTCCAAATTCCATGGAAAAGCTAACCTTTCATGCAATTTATACCTTTCATGCATTTGCCGGTAGCAAAACCAATGATGTGAGGAAAACAGAGAACTGAATAGGTCGTCGTTAGAAAAGGTTGTTTGTTTAGAGTTTAGAGTAATTCTTATGATTGATTAGGGTGTGTGTGTGTcactgtgtgtgtgtgtgtgtatatatatacatatatatatataattaaaattataatGTAAAAAGGGTATGATTGGAATTCGGCTGAATAGAAGAATCCATGGGGAAGCAAACGCAGCAACATCTCGTCAAAAATGTATGCATGCAGGTACGTGGGTGTGGGGCGAGGGCTCACTGCTTGGGCTGTCACCTTACACGTGTCGGCCAGTTAAACCTTCCTACCACTTGACCAAGACCCCCCCTCCCCGGCGGGCCTGCCCGAGGCCCAATCAACAGAAGAGTGGGGCCTTAAACCCCCGATGTCCCAGTTGATTTCCCACTAAGCCGTTTTAGCCAAGGAGGCAGCTATagccttcttcttcttctgggCAAATactcattcttcttcttcttcttcttcttcttgtttgaGACCAGAGATCACATTTCACCACTACTGCCTATTACTAGTACCCAAATGAAGGTCATATTTTACCCTTTCCCTCTAATTACATTTCTTCTCTGATTTCTCAATTTAATAAGTTGGCTAATGCTCTGTTTTCTATGCATAGATCTTCAATTGGGTGCACCGTCGCTTTATTCCTAGAGGTACATATTTTTGGTTTACTAGCTATTGCTTCTTGTTTAAATTAATTAGTGGAACACAACATATTTGGGTAAGGTGAAACACAACACATTTTGATCATCTTCCTAATTTTAGACTGCTAcgctactactactactacttgactattttcttctctccgtcttttttaaaaaataatacatttttttaaaaaaaaattttctccacGAATGATGATGGCAGATGGATTGGGTCAGAACCATGTGAAAAAGCATGAAGAGATCCCCCTGGCTAACAGCAATGATGATCATGCAGAAGACACAGCAGCCCTACTGCTTGACAAGGTTGTCccggatgatgatgatgatgatgagatgCTCCAACTATTCCAGGGTCATAATTATGATGGTTGGGGTGGAGCTGGGGCTGGTATTCTATCCATTGGCACATTTGGGCTCGACAAAACTCTGGGCATCAATATTCATCCTGAACCAAATAATAAGGAGTTTTTCGGGCTGAGAGGTAAGGATGACGATCAAGAACCGGAATCAGAAGATGACGACGACCGACAA contains:
- the LOC113760364 gene encoding vegetative cell wall protein gp1-like, giving the protein MSTQQQPRPWFRLANIMRPAPPPAPAPAPPPPLARPPAPTPSLQAPPPIAPFRPPVALPRPLPPAPPNLPVASPPSVTPTTPSSPQISTTRAPPPSPRPPPTPPAPSPSPTPPKSPTPSITRSPVAPPPKPGSSSPPASPIIKTASAETSSAARPVVSSPSLSASPKTKPPSPPSSTIALPASPAPKTLLYSGPPTAAPAPAPVPPPPSPVAATAARPRAAPSPRVKSSTPPPNHAQSTIVKPSAHPPSPLTLPPPQLRADATSHDYDLEPIPPEAVQKTVLTQDDTSHEKAPKIDPTKSSSSPSSGGKERQVKKDKGAMTTYKDKKNHNNKSAVSSPELGMRVVTLAGDNKGAVMELSPGASRKKYDSGQHFWGKNGQKLGSHEKEEEDGRHSDDGGIKNGRGEMGRSKLVAAPQPPVDAFVNSNVQGVNNSIVYNCTYGNRDPGVHLSVSRKGNGHHHQQDAGHYNVHRD